TCAATGCCACGTACACGCCATAGCCCACGCCTCCCAACACGATGCACAACAGCATTGGCTTGAGCGATTCCACGATCGTCCTCCTTGACGACGCGGCGGTCATCCGTTCCGCAAATCACGCGATGCGACGCATCGCAAAATTACAAGATGCGGGGGCGGCGATGATAGCGACGCTCGTGATACAACACCATGCCATTTCATCCATCGCTGCTAGCATGATGCATAAATTACTCTCCTCTCACGCATCCACCGCCACCCTAATTCGCCACCAACCGTGCGCTTTTTCGTCCGTTCAATCGCCGTGTACTTGCCGCAAGCGTGCAGATAACCGCAACATTAATTGCATGCGCTCGAATTCGTTAAGCCATTCTTGCGTGACAGCGTCGAGCAATGCCTGGTGCGGCGGTGCAATTCCACTAGGACACGCGGGGCCCAATTGATCCACGGCCATTTGCTGGTACTTGGCCAAGGTGCGGTCGCCGTACAGGCCCAGGAATTGGCTGTCCTCGCTCAGGAACACCATCACCGGCACCCGGCTCCCGCCGCAAATGCGCAAGGCGGCTTGCAAATCTGCATGGACATCACGATCGAAGTAGTGAATCGCAAGCGTCGGCGCTGCCTCAGCAAATCGCTGGAAAA
This sequence is a window from Pirellulales bacterium. Protein-coding genes within it:
- a CDS encoding thioredoxin family protein, with product MFDFASKFRQGLSYHDFLARHGTEEHRRRWAAVYERVQLAAAQREILSGFVRPMKVLCLAGAWCGDCVNQCPIFQRFAEAAPTLAIHYFDRDVHADLQAALRICGGSRVPVMVFLSEDSQFLGLYGDRTLAKYQQMAVDQLGPACPSGIAPPHQALLDAVTQEWLNEFERMQLMLRLSARLRQVHGD